One stretch of Thermococcus sp. M36 DNA includes these proteins:
- a CDS encoding class I SAM-dependent methyltransferase family protein, with protein MLAVKVPKREAEKTRRKLIELGVLARGYSVKREGEFILFPVTGPVEGFEIVEAEFEKTKRRPRSYREVVEVPEDVKPLLPSSFDIIGDIAIIELPEELMPYGKAIGEAILKVHRHIKAVFAKGSKVEGEYRVRELIHLAGKRRTETLHRENGIRLRLDVARVYFSPRLATERMRIFEKTQPGEIVFDMFAGVGPYSILLAKKAKLIFACDINPWAVRYLEENRQLNKTPNVIPILADVRKIAGKIEADRVIMNLPKFADRFLGEAMLSVRSGGVVHYYGFGPEEDLFSEHEARIMAIAKELGFHVEFLDERKVRPYAPRQFNIAIDFRVLK; from the coding sequence GAGTTCATACTCTTCCCCGTCACCGGGCCAGTTGAAGGCTTTGAAATCGTGGAGGCAGAGTTCGAGAAGACTAAGCGGAGGCCCCGCAGCTACCGCGAGGTCGTTGAAGTTCCCGAGGACGTTAAGCCCCTCCTCCCGAGCTCTTTTGACATAATCGGCGACATTGCTATAATCGAGCTTCCCGAGGAGTTGATGCCCTACGGGAAAGCCATTGGCGAGGCAATTCTGAAAGTCCATAGGCACATAAAGGCAGTCTTCGCTAAGGGGAGCAAGGTTGAAGGTGAATACCGCGTTAGGGAGCTGATTCACCTTGCCGGTAAGAGGAGGACCGAAACGCTCCACCGAGAGAATGGGATACGGCTCAGGTTGGACGTTGCTAGAGTCTACTTCTCGCCGAGGCTCGCCACCGAGAGGATGAGGATATTCGAGAAAACCCAGCCGGGTGAGATCGTCTTCGACATGTTCGCCGGCGTCGGGCCATACTCGATACTCCTCGCAAAGAAAGCAAAGCTCATCTTTGCTTGTGATATAAACCCTTGGGCGGTTAGGTACCTCGAGGAGAACAGACAACTGAACAAGACGCCGAACGTTATCCCCATACTGGCCGATGTAAGGAAAATCGCTGGAAAAATCGAGGCCGACAGGGTGATAATGAACCTTCCCAAGTTCGCCGACCGCTTTTTGGGGGAGGCAATGTTGAGCGTTAGGAGCGGTGGAGTTGTCCACTACTACGGCTTTGGACCTGAGGAAGACCTCTTCTCGGAGCATGAGGCAAGGATAATGGCCATAGCGAAGGAGCTCGGCTTCCACGTTGAGTTTTTGGATGAGAGAAAGGTTCGCCCCTATGCGCCGAGGCAGTTCAACATTGCGATTGACTTTAGAGTTCTGAAGTGA